The Vigna unguiculata cultivar IT97K-499-35 chromosome 1, ASM411807v1, whole genome shotgun sequence nucleotide sequence ATTGGATGCAACACTTGAAGATTTGTACATGGGGGGTACCTTGAAGGTGAGGCCACGTCTATTTACTGTTCTAACTCTGAATACACATATTAATTCTATATTTCGGATGTGTTTGTGTACCACATGCCATTGTTGAATTTCAGCTACATTTTTTATTCCAAGAATATAATTGGACATGGAAGAGATCCAAGATTTTCTAATTGGTTTTCATGTGAAACATGGTATCGGCAAAgtacatttttattttgctaCACCTGCTAGtagaaaattatgaataaagtGAGCTGCAACTAATAGTTGAGAGGTGAAACTTACTTCAAGCTCAGCCTCGTGGATCTAATGGTCATGTCTTGTGACATATTCCATACACATGGCTACTGACATTCTTGtagatttttcttaatttgcTTCTCCAATTCATCTTAGATACTTATAGTCTGTCTTATGCGGTTAAATATATTGATTGAGGAGGCACTTTAACCACTTGTCAGGCATAGTTTAAACTGTCACAAAAGATATTATTCAATGGAGAGATCTGATCCGTTACTTAATGACCTAATCATGCAACagtactttaaataaatattgaattttaaagttatttggttcttatttctcttttttatgGCCATTGCATTTCAATTCAGGTTTGGAGGGAAAAGAATGTACTAAAGTCAGCACCTGGGAAAAGACGCTGTAACTGTAGAAATGAGGTTTATCACAAGCAAATTGGGCCTGGGATGTTTCAACAGATGACAGAGCAGGTAAAGAGAGCATCTGAGAATGTTTACAGGAAGACATTTTTCTTTACCCctgttattttttaaagatgCTTATATCAATAACACACCGATTTCGTGTTTCATGACATTTACCGGTGTGATTGTGAAATGTCTACCTGTTGTTCATGTGTTTGGGGTGGGATTGTGCAGGTTTCTCTTAATCCTGTTGCCATATGTGGAAAATTTTAACTCATATTTCTGAATTTGCCTGTGCAGGTTTGTGAGCAATGTCCTAATGTCAAATACGTAAGGGAGGGGTATTTCGTCACTGTTGATATTGAGAAAGGCATGCAAGATGGACAGGTAATATTTTACTGTGTATACACAAAATTTAAGTATGCATACGATGTCATATTACATTTTCATAAAATCTGTCTACTATGAACTATGAAGTATCCAGTCATGAGTACTATATCTAAATTAGGAAGACTAAGGGCATTATAGTTCCAAGTTTAGTCGTTTTAGATTAGCAcctatttaaaattgaacattttAGCGTGAATTACACACAGTATTTTTAAATTCTCTGTTTTTGTTTCACTTGATATGAAGATATTTTATTGTAATCACTATACCTATTTGTACATTTGTAGTGTTTgagataattttgaaaattaaattattttaatgaataattgTTGCTGTAATTGATTATAATCAGAGTTAATTTTTGCTCGAGTAAGCTTGCTGAAAAATTAGTTtgagataattaattttgttcgGATGCAATAAAAAAGACAGTTTTTATAGTAAATAAACTACCAAAAGGGGTATGTATGAAGTTGCAAGAGAAAAAGATGTTAGGAAACGAGGGTAATTCGGAGTTAACATGTGTGAGAGAAAAAGAATCTGTTGAAAAATTATCATAAGCTTAAAATCCTAAATACATAAAATCAGCTTTTTCGGTCACCTAGTACATATAATCCTCGCTGACAATATCATCAATGCTTCTAAATTATCGGGGGTACATtcttttttcctaattttttggTGTATATATCGGGAACTCAGTGCTACAAAGTCGaaataagtgaattttaagatatacaACTCCAACAGCCACAACCTTTTTTCACTACATGGATTTAGCTACTTGAACCAATTGACATTGTTATGCATGAGGGATACTGTAGTACAAAGAGAGAATAAAAATCTGAGAAATTCGAAAGAGGCCGAGTTTCAATTTTAAGGATTTTCTGCTTATCCATCATCAAGTAATCAAAAGCAAAAGCTGTTTATGTTACTCCGCCGACTCTACCCCTTCTCTATTTTCCACTTCTGCTGACTGTACAATAAAAAGGAATGCTAACAATAAACTTCCCAGTTCTTTATTTCCTCTTGTGCTCTACCTGTGTTACGTTGCAATtaaatgatgtattttttttttttgaattttttttcaaatttaaaactgACAATTGAAGACAGTAGATTTACAAGATATTGTCCTTTCACAGGAGGTGCTGTTTTATGAGGATGGTGAGCCCATAATTGATGGAGAATCTGGAGATTTAAGGGTTAGTAACTTGTCACTTTCGGTATCCATTTTATTGGGTGGGTATGCAGGATTTTAACCATTCATATGATTGAACAGTTTCGTATCCGTACCGCGCCACATGATCTCTTTAGAAGAGAAGGCAATGACTTGCACACTACTGTCACTATAACTCTGGTAAGTAATGCCCTTTGGTGATATGCATATCAATTGCTTGAGTTGAAAGTAGTTACTACTGGTTAGCACGGCTTATTCGAAATAAAGACATTGTTGATTTTGCGAACCGGTAACTGCTCTCTCAGATATTGGCATCCTTAAATATTTACTTTGTAATATTAACATGAATCTTCTTCAGGTTCAAGCCCTTGTTGGTTTTGAGAAGACCATTACGCACCTAGATGAGCATCTGGTGGACATAAGCACAAAGGTGAGTAAGAAATATGGTTGCGTCAGATCCTAAATGGTTTTGGTGTGCGTGTGTGAGGAACACAATTGACAGAATTATTTTGACTCCTCAGGAAATCACAAAACCAAAGCAGGTGAGGAAGTTCAAAGGGGAGGGTATGCCATTGCATATGAACAACAAAAAAGGAGATCTTTACGTCACTTTTGAGGTTCTATTCCCCACGTCACTAACGGAGGATcagaaaacaaagataaaatcGATTCTTGGTTAGAGTACAAACAAGATACGTATTATTTCGTCCATCATGTCCTGAATGTGACATGGTTAGGTGGTTATAGTAACGCATACCTAGGGCTTTCCTTCCATGGCCTTTTTTTGTTAGTTGTCAAATAGAACCTTTTCCCCTTCGTAATGATGCGCATTCTGTAATCCATGCCGCCCGGTAAATCAATTGCTTTCTTGGCGGTGCTATTTTGATACAAGGTGCAACACTAGCTGAACAAAATATGCTTCCATTGTTTTGTACCGTGCTGAATTAGTTCATCTTGTGAACTAGATTAGATTGCTATAGAACATTCGGCTTACTGAAATTGGTACATTTGTAGCTGCGGAACTAGATTAGAATGCAGATGATGGACAATAACCACTGTGCGATACGTTTGTACTTGTCCTTAATTCTCAACGGTTATT carries:
- the LOC114162117 gene encoding dnaJ protein ERDJ3B, translating into MAHRRVKLLFLLCALCYSLSAIAGKSYYDILQVSKGASDDQIKRAYRKLALKYHPDKNQGNEEANRKFAEINNAYEVLSDREKRGIYDRYGEEGLKQHAAGGGGGGGMNFQDIFSTFFGGGSMEEEEKIIKGDDVVVELDATLEDLYMGGTLKVWREKNVLKSAPGKRRCNCRNEVYHKQIGPGMFQQMTEQVCEQCPNVKYVREGYFVTVDIEKGMQDGQEVLFYEDGEPIIDGESGDLRFRIRTAPHDLFRREGNDLHTTVTITLVQALVGFEKTITHLDEHLVDISTKEITKPKQVRKFKGEGMPLHMNNKKGDLYVTFEVLFPTSLTEDQKTKIKSILG